A part of Pararhizobium sp. A13 genomic DNA contains:
- a CDS encoding GNAT family N-acetyltransferase, whose protein sequence is MQEAMLLRQFLIERKLDLDGALLNARQFGADRRHGGLPAETVADAVAKFHRVLSIVSFLSRDIPAGRQSHGTKTRTSSIKEENRCVEQRGEGDPGEVGTPRGQRWHDNALRNPHIDCMDEHSPFQIRPATGDDIFAIAGVLVDTWRSTFRGLLTDAFLDGMSREDEAIRLARRMGVPGVYYLVAVEPARSNIIGFANFGPPRGRVPAHIHELYALYIRSEHQKAGIGTALVRSVAAQCAGQGAKSLFAWVLAGNPNRQFYERLGAKAIRTSGIGVGDRSYEQVAYLWDEIEALAGKNSGPS, encoded by the coding sequence ATGCAGGAAGCCATGCTGCTGCGTCAATTTCTCATCGAACGGAAGCTCGATCTCGACGGAGCCCTGCTCAACGCGCGTCAGTTCGGCGCCGATCGTCGCCATGGCGGCCTGCCTGCCGAAACTGTTGCGGATGCGGTCGCGAAATTCCACCGTGTTCTCTCAATCGTATCGTTCTTGAGCCGAGATATCCCGGCGGGCAGACAGTCGCATGGCACAAAAACAAGGACAAGCTCAATTAAGGAGGAAAATCGATGTGTTGAGCAACGGGGCGAAGGCGATCCAGGCGAGGTGGGCACACCAAGAGGGCAGCGCTGGCATGACAATGCGCTCCGCAATCCCCATATCGACTGCATGGATGAACACAGTCCCTTCCAGATACGCCCGGCCACCGGCGACGACATCTTCGCGATCGCCGGCGTGCTGGTTGACACCTGGCGCTCGACGTTTCGCGGGTTGCTGACCGATGCCTTTCTCGACGGCATGTCGCGGGAGGATGAGGCCATTCGCCTCGCGCGGCGGATGGGCGTGCCGGGTGTCTATTATCTCGTCGCCGTCGAGCCGGCCAGAAGCAACATCATCGGCTTCGCCAATTTCGGCCCGCCGCGCGGCCGCGTTCCAGCGCATATTCATGAACTTTACGCGCTCTATATCCGAAGCGAGCATCAGAAGGCCGGCATCGGTACTGCCTTGGTGCGGTCAGTGGCGGCACAATGCGCCGGGCAAGGGGCTAAGTCCCTGTTTGCCTGGGTTCTCGCCGGCAATCCCAACCGGCAGTTTTATGAACGGCTCGGCGCGAAGGCGATCAGAACCAGCGGGATCGGGGTCGGAGACCGCAGTTACGAACAGGTCGCCTATCTCTGGGACGAGATCGAAGCCTTGGCTGGAAAGAACAGCGGGCCGTCATAA
- a CDS encoding YciI family protein gives MRVIVFVKATEDSEKGFFPTPETNEMMEAMGRFNDELRDAGILLDADGLKPSSQGKRIAFDGPGRTVIDGPFAETRELVAGFWLWEVKDMDEAVAWVKRCPNPMPGPSEIEIRPLYEMADFQ, from the coding sequence ATGCGTGTAATTGTGTTCGTGAAGGCTACCGAAGACAGCGAAAAGGGCTTTTTCCCCACGCCCGAGACGAACGAGATGATGGAGGCGATGGGCAGATTTAATGACGAGCTTCGCGATGCCGGCATCTTGCTCGACGCCGATGGCCTCAAACCCTCCTCGCAGGGCAAGCGTATTGCGTTCGATGGTCCCGGTCGTACGGTCATCGATGGGCCCTTCGCCGAAACCCGCGAGTTGGTCGCCGGCTTCTGGCTCTGGGAAGTCAAGGACATGGACGAGGCGGTCGCCTGGGTGAAGCGCTGCCCCAATCCGATGCCGGGACCGAGCGAGATCGAAATCCGGCCGTTGTATGAGATGGCTGATTTCCAATGA
- a CDS encoding PaaI family thioesterase, with protein sequence MATIGAELTRVEQGSVEIELPFDEKLTQQHGFLHAGIISAALDAAGTYAAYSLIDPDASILTIEFKVNLMSPGRGERFLFRGEVTKPGTTIIVSDGRGYALSADGPAKLIASMTATMMVVRGREGIEG encoded by the coding sequence ATGGCGACGATCGGCGCCGAACTGACGCGCGTTGAGCAGGGCTCCGTCGAGATCGAGCTTCCGTTCGATGAGAAATTGACGCAGCAGCATGGCTTCCTGCATGCCGGCATCATTTCCGCGGCGCTCGATGCCGCCGGCACCTACGCCGCCTATTCGCTCATTGATCCCGACGCTTCCATTCTCACCATCGAATTCAAGGTCAATCTGATGTCGCCGGGCAGGGGCGAGCGGTTCCTGTTCCGCGGCGAAGTGACGAAACCGGGCACGACGATCATCGTCTCCGACGGCCGCGGTTACGCGCTTTCCGCAGATGGTCCGGCCAAGCTGATCGCCTCGATGACCGCGACGATGATGGTGGTCCGCGGACGCGAGGGAATTGAAGGATGA
- the guaA gene encoding glutamine-hydrolyzing GMP synthase, with translation MTATVHPDTVLIIDFGSQVTQLIARRVRETGVYCEIVPFQSADEGFKRLNPKAIILSGSPASTLDIGSPRAPQVVFDSGLPVLGICYGQQTMCEQLGGKVEAGHHREFGRAFIEIDKECALYDGIWTVGSRHQVWMSHGDRVTAIPAGFEVVATSPNAPFAFIANEARKFYAVQFHPEVVHTPDGAKLLANFVHKIAGLKGDWSMAAYRDKAIAEIRKQVGDKRVICGLSGGVDSSVAALLIHEAVGDQLTCILVDHGLMRKNEAADVVAMFKEHYNLHLVHVDASDLFINALEGESDPETKRKTIGRLFIDVFEAEAKKIGGAEFLAQGTLYPDVIESVSFTGGPSVTIKSHHNVGGLPARMNMQLVEPLRELFKDEVRVLGKELGLPDSFIGRHPFPGPGLAIRCPGGITREKLEILREADAIYLDEIRKAGLYDAIWQAFAVLLPVQTVGVMGDGRTYEFVCALRAVTSVDGMTADFYHYDMEFLGRAATRIINEVRGINRVVYDVTSKPPGTIEWE, from the coding sequence ATGACAGCGACAGTCCATCCCGATACCGTTCTCATCATCGATTTCGGCAGCCAGGTCACGCAGCTGATCGCGCGGCGCGTTCGCGAGACCGGCGTCTATTGCGAGATCGTGCCCTTCCAGTCCGCCGACGAAGGCTTCAAGCGGCTGAACCCGAAGGCGATCATCCTGTCCGGCAGCCCGGCCTCGACGCTGGATATCGGATCGCCGCGCGCGCCGCAGGTGGTGTTCGACAGCGGCCTTCCGGTACTCGGCATCTGCTACGGTCAGCAGACCATGTGCGAACAGCTGGGTGGCAAGGTCGAGGCCGGCCATCACCGCGAATTCGGCCGCGCCTTCATCGAGATCGACAAGGAATGCGCGCTTTACGACGGCATTTGGACCGTAGGCTCCCGCCATCAGGTCTGGATGAGCCATGGCGACCGCGTGACGGCGATCCCGGCTGGCTTCGAAGTCGTCGCCACCTCGCCGAACGCTCCCTTCGCCTTCATCGCCAACGAGGCACGAAAGTTCTACGCGGTGCAGTTTCACCCGGAAGTCGTGCACACGCCGGATGGCGCCAAGCTGCTTGCCAATTTCGTCCACAAGATCGCCGGCCTCAAGGGCGACTGGTCGATGGCCGCCTATCGCGACAAGGCCATTGCCGAAATCCGCAAGCAAGTGGGCGACAAGCGCGTCATCTGCGGTCTGTCCGGCGGTGTCGACAGCTCTGTCGCCGCTCTCCTGATCCACGAGGCGGTCGGCGACCAGTTGACCTGCATTCTCGTCGACCATGGCCTGATGCGCAAGAACGAGGCAGCCGACGTTGTTGCCATGTTCAAGGAGCACTACAACCTGCATCTGGTGCACGTCGATGCATCGGACCTCTTCATCAATGCGCTCGAAGGCGAGAGCGATCCGGAAACCAAGCGCAAGACCATCGGCCGGCTGTTCATCGATGTGTTCGAAGCGGAAGCCAAGAAGATCGGCGGCGCCGAGTTTCTCGCGCAGGGCACGCTCTATCCGGACGTCATCGAAAGCGTCTCCTTCACCGGTGGACCTTCGGTCACCATCAAGTCGCACCACAATGTCGGCGGCTTGCCGGCGCGCATGAACATGCAGCTGGTCGAGCCGCTGCGCGAGCTGTTCAAGGACGAAGTCCGCGTGCTCGGCAAGGAACTTGGCCTGCCCGACTCGTTCATCGGCCGTCATCCCTTCCCGGGTCCGGGGCTCGCCATCCGCTGCCCCGGCGGCATCACCCGCGAAAAACTCGAAATCCTGCGCGAAGCCGACGCCATCTATCTCGACGAGATCCGCAAGGCCGGCCTCTACGACGCCATCTGGCAGGCTTTCGCCGTGCTCCTGCCGGTCCAGACCGTCGGTGTGATGGGCGATGGCCGCACTTACGAATTCGTCTGCGCGCTGCGCGCCGTCACCTCGGTCGACGGCATGACCGCGGATTTCTACCACTACGACATGGAATTCCTCGGCCGCGCCGCCACCCGCATCATCAACGAAGTCCGCGGCATCAACCGCGTCGTCTACGACGTCACGAGCAAGCCGCCGGGTACGATCGAGTGGGAGTGA
- a CDS encoding DUF1513 domain-containing protein, giving the protein MNLIQPKSRDLIGRRTFLTIAGASWAVTLAPRAAFALSQTDAVYASAFMAPDGSYGVATLTEKGDILERVPLPARAHGMTYSPVTNRAVAFARRPGTYALIFAPDNSLEPIVITSVEGRHFYGHGCFSADGRLLYATENDFAGNRGMIGVYDGTNEFARIGEFPSYGIGPHDMTLSADGRMLVVANGGIETHPDFGRTKLNLDHMEPSLALVDTQTGALIERHAMPDHLRQLSTRHVDIDADGRIWFACQYEGARNDLPPLAGSFSRGEDIRFLELPEETTVALANYVGAIAVNRRDGLVGLTSPKGGTAVTVDAKTGAVVRQGSLADAAGIAPAAHGFIESSYGGQFGGTHSQVAWDQHIVRLGTP; this is encoded by the coding sequence ATGAACCTCATCCAACCCAAATCCAGGGATCTGATAGGCCGCCGCACCTTCCTGACGATAGCCGGCGCGAGTTGGGCGGTGACGCTTGCGCCCAGGGCCGCCTTCGCGCTGTCACAAACTGACGCCGTCTATGCCTCGGCCTTCATGGCGCCTGATGGTTCCTATGGTGTCGCCACTCTGACCGAGAAAGGGGACATCCTCGAGCGGGTGCCTCTGCCGGCGCGCGCCCATGGCATGACCTATTCGCCGGTCACCAACCGCGCCGTCGCCTTTGCCCGGAGGCCGGGAACTTATGCGCTGATCTTCGCACCGGACAATAGCCTCGAACCGATCGTCATCACCTCGGTCGAGGGCCGACATTTCTATGGCCATGGCTGCTTTTCGGCCGATGGGCGGCTGCTTTACGCGACGGAGAATGATTTCGCCGGCAATCGCGGCATGATCGGCGTCTATGACGGCACGAACGAATTTGCCCGGATCGGCGAATTTCCGTCCTATGGCATCGGGCCGCACGACATGACACTGTCGGCGGATGGCCGGATGCTCGTCGTCGCCAATGGCGGCATCGAGACACATCCGGATTTCGGCCGCACCAAACTCAACCTCGATCACATGGAGCCGTCTTTGGCGCTGGTGGACACGCAAACGGGCGCGCTGATCGAGCGCCACGCCATGCCGGACCACCTGCGCCAGCTTTCCACGCGGCATGTGGATATCGATGCCGATGGCAGGATCTGGTTCGCCTGCCAATACGAGGGCGCGCGCAACGACCTGCCGCCGCTTGCTGGCTCTTTCTCGCGCGGCGAGGATATCCGCTTCCTGGAGCTGCCGGAGGAAACGACGGTGGCGCTGGCCAACTATGTCGGTGCCATTGCGGTGAACCGGCGCGACGGGCTGGTGGGATTGACCTCGCCGAAGGGCGGCACGGCAGTCACTGTGGATGCGAAGACCGGGGCGGTCGTCAGGCAGGGCAGCCTTGCCGACGCGGCCGGCATCGCCCCCGCCGCGCATGGCTTCATCGAATCATCCTACGGAGGCCAGTTCGGCGGAACCCACAGCCAGGTCGCCTGGGACCAGCACATCGTCAGGCTTGGGACGCCTTGA
- a CDS encoding MFS transporter → MATASVSATHPQTEAQESWVPMIAIAFGQVIMSFNVASLPVALGGMVQSFNVPPTTVATGIVAYSMLVAGFVMLGAKLNQRYGALKVFRAAVLVFGIAQVLMTFSPNATFMIAAQALCGAAGAVIVPSLVALIAENYRGRQQATALGALGSARAGAGVAAFLVGGILGTYIGWRPAFGILIVLSAIVLLLSLRLKPDEGRSDVQIDMVGVVLAAVAIVLISFGFNNLNQWGLGLARPGAPFSLLGLSPAPVMIVVGIVLGQAFLSWTHRRQAAGGTPLLPLEVIDSPQERAAVYAMFSVVALEAALNFSVPLYIQIVQGRSALATTVAMLPFNLTVFFAAMLIVRFYDRLTPRQIGRYGFSLCTIALLWLAFVVRNDWSAVPVLIGLVLFGIGQGSLVTLLFNVLVTSSPKKIAGDVGSLRGTTNNLAAAVGTAVAGALLVGLLSAAVLRNIADNPVLPPELQAQVDLDNINFVSNDRLESVMAGTSATAEQVAEAVRVNTEARLRALKIGLLIMAGLAFLTIIPAGRLPNYIPGEIPDDQPPRENGNA, encoded by the coding sequence ATGGCGACGGCATCTGTATCGGCGACCCACCCCCAAACCGAGGCGCAGGAAAGCTGGGTGCCGATGATCGCCATCGCTTTCGGCCAGGTGATCATGTCCTTCAATGTGGCGTCCCTGCCCGTTGCGCTGGGCGGCATGGTTCAAAGCTTCAACGTTCCGCCGACAACCGTCGCGACCGGCATCGTCGCCTACTCGATGCTCGTTGCCGGCTTCGTCATGCTCGGCGCCAAACTCAACCAACGCTATGGCGCGCTGAAGGTTTTTCGCGCGGCTGTCCTGGTGTTCGGCATAGCGCAAGTTCTGATGACATTCAGCCCCAATGCGACGTTCATGATTGCCGCCCAGGCCCTCTGCGGCGCCGCCGGCGCGGTGATCGTGCCGTCGCTTGTTGCGCTGATCGCGGAAAACTACCGAGGCAGGCAGCAGGCCACGGCGCTGGGCGCGCTGGGTTCGGCGCGTGCCGGTGCGGGCGTCGCCGCATTCCTCGTCGGCGGCATACTCGGCACCTATATTGGCTGGAGGCCGGCATTCGGCATCCTGATCGTCCTGTCGGCGATCGTTCTTCTCCTGAGCCTCCGCCTCAAGCCCGACGAAGGTCGAAGCGATGTGCAGATAGACATGGTCGGCGTGGTTCTGGCGGCCGTGGCGATCGTTCTGATCAGCTTCGGCTTCAATAACCTCAATCAGTGGGGTCTTGGGCTCGCGCGGCCCGGTGCACCGTTCAGCCTCCTCGGCCTGTCGCCCGCACCGGTGATGATCGTGGTTGGCATCGTGCTCGGGCAGGCCTTTTTGTCATGGACACACAGGCGTCAGGCTGCTGGAGGAACGCCATTGTTGCCGCTCGAAGTCATCGATTCGCCGCAGGAGCGGGCGGCCGTCTATGCGATGTTTTCCGTCGTTGCGCTGGAGGCGGCGCTTAACTTCTCGGTGCCGCTCTACATCCAAATCGTGCAGGGCCGCTCAGCGCTCGCCACGACCGTCGCCATGCTGCCGTTCAACCTGACCGTCTTCTTCGCCGCGATGCTGATCGTCAGGTTCTACGACCGGCTGACGCCGCGGCAGATAGGGCGCTATGGCTTTAGTCTGTGCACTATCGCGCTGCTGTGGCTCGCCTTTGTCGTGCGCAACGACTGGAGCGCGGTCCCCGTCCTCATCGGTCTCGTGTTGTTCGGCATTGGGCAAGGATCCCTGGTGACGCTGCTGTTCAACGTCCTGGTCACGTCCTCGCCGAAGAAGATTGCCGGCGACGTCGGCTCGTTGCGGGGCACGACCAACAATCTCGCAGCGGCTGTCGGAACGGCAGTCGCCGGTGCCCTCCTCGTCGGCTTGCTGAGCGCGGCCGTGCTCCGCAACATCGCCGACAACCCGGTGCTGCCGCCCGAACTTCAGGCGCAGGTCGATCTCGACAACATCAACTTCGTCAGCAATGACCGCCTGGAAAGTGTGATGGCGGGCACGAGCGCTACGGCGGAGCAGGTAGCCGAGGCCGTACGCGTCAACACCGAGGCGCGGCTGCGAGCGCTGAAGATCGGCCTGCTGATCATGGCGGGCCTGGCATTTCTGACGATCATTCCGGCCGGGCGGCTTCCCAACTACATTCCCGGCGAAATCCCTGACGATCAGCCGCCCCGGGAAAATGGCAACGCATGA
- a CDS encoding efflux RND transporter periplasmic adaptor subunit has translation MKMTCRQHRTIEKRRWIGPVPRTRLMIVCLAGAAAIYISPISFAQQPDGRLTPPAVVVEKIKVQQVSNPARFTARVEAIAAVDIRARVTGFLRAVEFKDGQTVKAGDTLFEIEPDELEALVASARAQVARAEATRKSAEQTLVRNRNLNTQRTVSQAALEEAQAAFEIAAADVQVAEATLRTAELNLSYARIAAPISGNIGRATFTVGNLVGSDSGSLARIVSLDPMRVAFAMTEGLLVTFRQQEAGGGAFDPDTLQLSLRLANGTEYDKPGRIEFVENEVDPQTGTVTARAVFPNPHRILVPGQFVTLYVQEKEMPRLPVVPQTAVLQDREGRFVYLLGANNTVSLRRIDTSARVGSGWAVNKGLDGGEQVVVQGIQRLAEGMTVQPSEGQPVGGGS, from the coding sequence ATGAAGATGACCTGCAGGCAACATCGCACGATCGAGAAGCGCCGATGGATCGGACCTGTTCCTCGCACTCGCCTGATGATTGTCTGTCTGGCGGGCGCCGCGGCCATCTACATCAGTCCGATTTCGTTCGCTCAGCAGCCCGACGGAAGGCTCACGCCTCCGGCCGTTGTCGTCGAGAAGATCAAGGTGCAGCAGGTGAGCAATCCGGCACGGTTTACGGCTCGTGTCGAAGCAATCGCGGCCGTGGATATCCGAGCGCGCGTCACCGGCTTTCTGCGCGCCGTGGAATTCAAGGATGGGCAGACCGTGAAAGCCGGCGACACGCTGTTTGAAATCGAGCCGGATGAGCTTGAGGCCCTGGTTGCCTCGGCTCGGGCGCAGGTGGCGCGCGCTGAGGCGACACGGAAATCAGCCGAGCAGACCCTGGTGCGCAACCGGAACCTCAACACCCAAAGAACGGTCTCACAGGCCGCCCTGGAGGAGGCCCAGGCGGCATTCGAGATCGCTGCTGCCGACGTGCAGGTTGCCGAGGCGACGCTGCGTACGGCCGAACTGAACTTGTCATATGCCCGCATTGCGGCGCCCATCTCCGGCAATATCGGCCGCGCGACGTTCACAGTGGGGAATCTGGTAGGGTCCGATTCAGGTTCGTTGGCCCGCATCGTCAGTCTTGATCCGATGCGTGTCGCCTTCGCCATGACCGAAGGTCTGCTCGTCACGTTTCGGCAGCAGGAGGCCGGCGGCGGAGCATTCGATCCCGACACGCTGCAGCTTTCGCTGCGCCTTGCCAACGGAACGGAATACGACAAGCCCGGCCGCATCGAATTTGTCGAGAACGAAGTTGATCCACAGACCGGGACGGTCACGGCCCGCGCAGTCTTTCCCAATCCTCATCGCATCCTGGTCCCCGGGCAGTTCGTCACTCTCTATGTGCAGGAAAAGGAGATGCCCCGCCTGCCGGTGGTGCCCCAGACGGCGGTACTGCAGGATCGCGAGGGGCGTTTCGTCTATCTGCTTGGTGCGAACAATACCGTCTCGCTGCGACGGATCGATACGAGTGCACGCGTCGGCAGCGGATGGGCGGTCAACAAGGGTCTGGACGGCGGCGAGCAGGTCGTCGTCCAGGGAATCCAGCGTCTCGCAGAAGGCATGACGGTACAGCCGAGTGAGGGCCAGCCCGTTGGCGGCGGGTCATGA
- the glsA gene encoding glutaminase A codes for MHTPFAEHDAPYISTGHLPSPEHVTELVTEAYDRFKSNAEGQNSQVYPALARVATDLFGVCVVGTDGSIFAVGDAEHEFSIMSVSKPFLFALICDLIGPQQAREHLGANATGMPFNSLAGVEWSPDGRTNPMVNAGAIATTSLVPGANAAEKWRFIRDGLSRFAGRPLPLNEEVYASASETNFRNQSIARLLQSLDRIYSDPAEATDLYTRQCSLNVSAKDLAVMGATLADGGVNPLTRERVVSATVCHYALAIMTTAGLYETSGDWLYDIGLPGKSGIGGGIVTVSPGKGGLGTFAPPLDRAGNSVKGQLVAKFLSQRLGMDLFVSQPEE; via the coding sequence ATGCACACCCCGTTCGCAGAGCACGACGCCCCCTATATCTCGACCGGTCATCTGCCGTCGCCCGAGCACGTGACGGAGTTGGTCACCGAAGCATACGATCGCTTCAAATCGAACGCAGAAGGCCAGAACTCACAGGTTTATCCGGCGCTTGCGCGCGTCGCGACCGATCTGTTCGGCGTATGCGTCGTCGGAACCGATGGCAGCATCTTTGCCGTTGGGGATGCCGAGCACGAATTCTCGATCATGAGCGTGTCGAAACCGTTCCTGTTCGCATTGATTTGCGATCTGATCGGCCCGCAACAGGCGCGCGAACACCTCGGCGCAAATGCCACCGGGATGCCGTTCAATTCCCTTGCCGGGGTCGAATGGAGTCCCGACGGCAGAACCAACCCCATGGTGAATGCAGGCGCCATCGCGACGACGAGCCTCGTTCCCGGCGCAAATGCCGCCGAGAAGTGGAGATTTATCCGTGACGGGCTGTCGCGTTTCGCTGGTCGGCCGCTGCCGCTGAACGAAGAGGTCTATGCGTCCGCATCCGAAACCAATTTCCGCAACCAGAGCATTGCCCGCCTGCTCCAGAGCCTCGACCGCATCTATTCGGATCCGGCCGAGGCAACCGACCTCTACACGCGGCAATGCTCGCTCAACGTGAGCGCGAAAGACCTGGCCGTCATGGGTGCGACGCTCGCCGACGGCGGCGTGAATCCGCTCACCAGGGAGCGGGTCGTCAGCGCTACCGTGTGCCACTACGCGCTGGCGATCATGACGACCGCCGGGCTCTACGAAACCTCCGGCGACTGGCTTTATGACATCGGCCTTCCGGGCAAGAGCGGCATCGGCGGCGGCATCGTCACCGTCTCGCCGGGCAAGGGCGGATTGGGAACCTTCGCGCCGCCTCTCGACCGTGCCGGCAACAGCGTCAAGGGACAGCTGGTCGCGAAATTCCTGTCGCAGCGGCTCGGAATGGATTTGTTCGTCTCACAGCCCGAGGAGTGA
- a CDS encoding 5'-methylthioadenosine/S-adenosylhomocysteine nucleosidase (Enables the cleavage of the glycosidic bond in both 5'-methylthioadenosine and S-adenosylhomocysteine): MTFELKRVAGKTLLYVMAVDAEYGVHLRERISPLMTGVGPVEAAVTLTRTLSDLHGRDGLADLVVSLGSAGSARLEQTEVYQATSVAYRDMDASPLGFTKGATPFLDLPVTVDLPLRIPGVKRASLSTGANIVSGATYETIAADMVEMETYAILRACQSFDIPLVGLRGISDGKAELKHVDDWTEYLHVIDEKLAAAVDALEKAVETGEIAV; the protein is encoded by the coding sequence ATGACATTCGAACTGAAACGTGTGGCGGGCAAGACGCTGCTCTACGTCATGGCCGTCGATGCGGAATACGGCGTGCACCTGCGCGAACGCATTTCGCCGCTGATGACCGGCGTCGGTCCGGTCGAGGCTGCGGTAACGCTCACCCGCACGTTGTCGGACCTGCATGGGCGTGACGGCCTGGCCGATCTCGTCGTTTCGCTCGGCTCCGCCGGATCGGCGCGGCTCGAACAGACGGAAGTCTATCAGGCGACCTCTGTCGCCTATCGCGACATGGACGCGTCGCCGCTCGGTTTCACGAAGGGCGCCACACCGTTCCTCGACCTGCCCGTCACCGTCGATCTGCCGCTGCGCATTCCCGGCGTGAAACGGGCAAGTCTCTCGACCGGTGCCAATATCGTTTCCGGCGCGACCTATGAGACAATTGCTGCCGACATGGTCGAGATGGAGACCTATGCCATCCTGCGTGCTTGCCAGTCCTTCGACATCCCGCTCGTCGGGCTGCGGGGCATTTCCGATGGCAAGGCGGAACTGAAGCATGTCGATGACTGGACGGAATATCTGCACGTGATCGACGAGAAGCTCGCGGCCGCCGTCGATGCCTTGGAAAAAGCCGTCGAAACGGGCGAAATCGCCGTCTGA
- a CDS encoding helix-turn-helix domain-containing protein: MKACAQEQVARPFSTPAGTAVDRAPSRVAVQAQPILPDRSPVPAFEFSTLDLPPEEQFAAWRNSYAPMVDVTAPDNFAGGFAGEQTTWDLGGLAFSHVKTSGMRFASLAGHVRREPMDHWTITLILRGDGQTVAPARTCGGGAGSVKIHSLGKVFEGYVTDSELLSLVVPRDFCGGMAHVLEPAEFSTLEQGMARLFGDYMTSLARCLPSLKIGDLPQLVTATRALILACVAPSPDHFDEAGDPVANILLERARRFVQANVIAPGLGVTSLQRELGISRSRLYRLFEPYGGVVHYIQHRRLLDAHAALADPADRRRILDIGEERGFADGAEFSRAFRREFGYSPSEVRAAGRRDLPSRPDSGLETVAPGDRLGALLRRLQA; encoded by the coding sequence ATGAAGGCTTGCGCCCAAGAACAGGTTGCGCGACCATTCTCCACCCCGGCGGGGACTGCGGTCGACCGCGCGCCAAGTCGCGTTGCCGTTCAGGCGCAGCCAATCCTTCCGGACAGGTCCCCGGTTCCCGCTTTCGAATTCTCGACACTTGATCTTCCTCCGGAGGAGCAGTTTGCGGCCTGGCGCAACAGCTATGCGCCGATGGTCGATGTAACGGCGCCCGACAATTTTGCTGGCGGCTTTGCTGGCGAGCAGACGACCTGGGATCTCGGCGGTCTGGCTTTCTCTCATGTCAAGACCAGCGGCATGAGGTTCGCCAGCTTGGCTGGACACGTCCGGCGAGAGCCGATGGACCATTGGACGATCACCCTGATCTTGCGGGGCGACGGGCAGACGGTTGCTCCCGCCAGGACGTGCGGCGGTGGCGCTGGATCGGTGAAAATACATTCGCTGGGCAAAGTCTTCGAAGGATACGTGACCGACAGCGAACTCCTGTCGCTTGTCGTGCCGCGCGACTTCTGCGGCGGCATGGCTCATGTCCTGGAGCCTGCGGAATTCTCGACGCTCGAGCAGGGGATGGCCAGACTTTTCGGCGACTACATGACCAGCCTTGCCCGGTGCCTTCCATCACTGAAAATCGGAGACCTCCCTCAGCTGGTGACTGCGACGCGGGCGCTGATTCTCGCCTGCGTTGCTCCGTCTCCTGATCATTTTGATGAGGCCGGTGATCCAGTTGCCAACATTCTGCTCGAACGCGCCCGGCGCTTTGTGCAGGCGAACGTCATCGCTCCAGGCCTTGGCGTCACAAGCTTGCAGCGAGAATTGGGCATATCGCGTTCTCGGCTCTACCGCCTGTTTGAACCCTACGGCGGGGTTGTTCACTATATCCAGCACCGCCGCTTGCTTGACGCTCATGCTGCGCTGGCTGATCCCGCCGACCGCCGCCGAATCCTGGATATCGGGGAAGAGCGCGGTTTCGCTGACGGGGCGGAGTTCAGCCGCGCCTTCAGGCGTGAATTCGGCTACAGCCCCAGCGAGGTGCGCGCAGCCGGCAGGAGGGATCTGCCAAGCCGGCCCGACAGTGGCCTCGAGACGGTTGCTCCCGGCGACCGGCTTGGGGCGCTGTTGCGTCGGCTGCAGGCCTGA
- a CDS encoding HdeD family acid-resistance protein → MDEVSARGNDSRHWTDTPHSKWGWFLLLGIVLTVCGAIAVALPAVSTFAASVVLGSVLSLAGIVKMIQSLQVRDWSGFVWQELTGAVELVGGILIFLNPLKGALAITLLIALVFLVQGLLQIALALRVREQDGWRWLLVSGLVGLAVSAALTLKLPYTRIYTPGTIAGISLLVAGGAYIAISVSIRRARP, encoded by the coding sequence ATGGACGAGGTTTCCGCGAGGGGAAACGATAGCAGACATTGGACAGATACCCCCCATTCGAAATGGGGATGGTTTCTGCTCCTGGGCATTGTTCTCACGGTCTGCGGGGCGATCGCTGTCGCGCTGCCGGCTGTTTCTACGTTCGCAGCAAGCGTTGTCCTGGGAAGCGTTCTCTCGCTCGCCGGCATAGTGAAGATGATCCAGTCCCTGCAGGTCAGGGATTGGAGCGGGTTCGTCTGGCAGGAACTGACCGGCGCAGTCGAACTGGTCGGTGGCATCCTGATCTTTTTGAATCCCTTGAAAGGCGCCCTGGCGATCACTCTCCTGATCGCCCTGGTGTTTCTCGTCCAAGGCCTTCTGCAAATTGCCCTCGCGCTCAGGGTGCGAGAGCAAGACGGCTGGCGGTGGTTGCTGGTTTCGGGGTTGGTCGGGTTGGCGGTCAGCGCGGCGCTAACTTTAAAGTTGCCGTACACACGGATCTACACGCCCGGCACCATTGCAGGTATTTCGCTGCTTGTTGCCGGTGGTGCCTACATTGCGATCTCTGTCTCGATACGCAGAGCACGGCCATGA